GAAGAACTGGTTATTATTGTTGATACCTGTGAAAGAAAGCGGCTAAGGCAACTTTTTTCAAAACTACATGGCAGAGCGCTACGCATATTTTTTATCAGTGATGAGCTTTTTGACGGTAACGAAATTCACCGTCCATTCCAGGGCATTATCCCACGTAAAATTAGCCTTGAGGCATTATTAGAAAGCCTGGAGCAATGCGAAGATGGTGCAAGACCGCTGGAGTTCCTTTTGACGCTTCAGCAGCGCAAGGTCTTGCAGTATTTGATTCGTGGCGTAACGCCTGGCGTTATCGCCCGCATTATGAATATCTCAGTG
The sequence above is a segment of the Mixta intestinalis genome. Coding sequences within it:
- a CDS encoding helix-turn-helix transcriptional regulator produces the protein MKIIVCSDNFFFAQGITSLLKAEGHDTWDFFYQPEKSLPDNQQEELVIIVDTCERKRLRQLFSKLHGRALRIFFISDELFDGNEIHRPFQGIIPRKISLEALLESLEQCEDGARPLEFLLTLQQRKVLQYLIRGVTPGVIARIMNISVKTVSAHKRKVMMNFGLKKMNARALNYLADFIYKSLLISDHIRQRKSQHFINHAVY